A window from Pangasianodon hypophthalmus isolate fPanHyp1 chromosome 16, fPanHyp1.pri, whole genome shotgun sequence encodes these proteins:
- the si:dkey-78k11.9 gene encoding P2Y purinoceptor 1 isoform X2 — translation MARNTTNSCWTINYDFPKIFLTIVYFTVFIFGLLGNCWGLKSIFANWRKLGNINIFALNLCIADILYVLTLPFLITYQVQKQNWIFGQPFCKITRLLFNVNLYGSIGFLTCISVYRYLGIVHTLKVKGRIKARHSVGIAALVWIVVLLQCLPDVSFDKTLSNRTKCYDTTADHSMEKYLRYSITQTVIGFVIPLVLIVCCYGHIAVILATKKDIGDATLKLKCLRLVVILAVLFSICFIPIHIFRNLNLMTRISKKVNHTCKTWYPSIYIAKIISDGLACLNSAINPLVYLLNSDKLLKSFNFRRNQEEGSCSPELSPVRPTKEQSNLTYLKTL, via the exons ATGGCGAGAAACACAACAAATAGCTGCTGGACAATTAACTATGATTTTCCAAAAATCTTCTTAACAATTGTATATTTTACCGTTTTTATTTTTGGACTTCTTGGTAACTGCTGGGGCCTAAAATCTATTTTTGCAAACTGGAGGAAGTTGGgaaacattaatatatttgcTTTAAACTTATGCATTGCTGATATTTTGTACGTGCTTACCTTGCCATTTCTGATTACCTATCAAGTGCAGAAACAAAACTGGATCTTTGGACAGCCTTTCTGCAAGATAACAAGATTGCTGTTCAACGTCAATCTCTATGGGAGTATTGGATTTCTCACATGCATCAGTGTGTACAGATATCTGGGCATTGTGCACACTCTGAAGGTGAAAGGCAGGATAAAAGCGCGCCACTCTGTAGGAATAGCCGCACTGGTCTGGATTGTGGTGTTGCTTCAATGTCTGCCTGATGTGTCTTTTGATAAAACATTGTCAAATAGAACCAAATGCTACGACACGACTGCAGACCATAGCATGGAGAAATACTTGAGGTACAGCATTACACAGACAGTTATTGGATTTGTAATCCCTTTGGTGTTAATTGTGTGCTGCTATGGGCACATTGCTGTGATTCTAGCCACTAAGAAAGACATCGGAGATGCCACACTGAAGTTGAAGTGCCTCAGGCTGGTGGTGATCCTGGCTGTGCTCTTTTCCATATGCTTCATCCCCATCCACATCTTCAGAAATCTGAACCTGATGACTCGCATctcaaaaaaagtaaatcacaCCTGTAAGACATGGTATCCCAGCATATACATCGCCAAAATTATCAGCGATGGGCTAGCATGCCTGAACAGTGCCATTAACCCACTAGTATATCTGCTGAACAGTGATAAACTGCTGAAGAGTTTTAATTTCAGGCGAAACCAAGAAGAAGGTTCATGTTCGCCAGAACTCTCACCTGTGAGACCAACAAAGGAGCAAAGTAATCTTACATATCTAAA AACTCTCTGA
- the si:dkey-78k11.9 gene encoding P2Y purinoceptor 1 isoform X1, translating to MARNTTNSCWTINYDFPKIFLTIVYFTVFIFGLLGNCWGLKSIFANWRKLGNINIFALNLCIADILYVLTLPFLITYQVQKQNWIFGQPFCKITRLLFNVNLYGSIGFLTCISVYRYLGIVHTLKVKGRIKARHSVGIAALVWIVVLLQCLPDVSFDKTLSNRTKCYDTTADHSMEKYLRYSITQTVIGFVIPLVLIVCCYGHIAVILATKKDIGDATLKLKCLRLVVILAVLFSICFIPIHIFRNLNLMTRISKKVNHTCKTWYPSIYIAKIISDGLACLNSAINPLVYLLNSDKLLKSFNFRRNQEEGSCSPELSPVRPTKEQSNLTYLNRTL from the exons ATGGCGAGAAACACAACAAATAGCTGCTGGACAATTAACTATGATTTTCCAAAAATCTTCTTAACAATTGTATATTTTACCGTTTTTATTTTTGGACTTCTTGGTAACTGCTGGGGCCTAAAATCTATTTTTGCAAACTGGAGGAAGTTGGgaaacattaatatatttgcTTTAAACTTATGCATTGCTGATATTTTGTACGTGCTTACCTTGCCATTTCTGATTACCTATCAAGTGCAGAAACAAAACTGGATCTTTGGACAGCCTTTCTGCAAGATAACAAGATTGCTGTTCAACGTCAATCTCTATGGGAGTATTGGATTTCTCACATGCATCAGTGTGTACAGATATCTGGGCATTGTGCACACTCTGAAGGTGAAAGGCAGGATAAAAGCGCGCCACTCTGTAGGAATAGCCGCACTGGTCTGGATTGTGGTGTTGCTTCAATGTCTGCCTGATGTGTCTTTTGATAAAACATTGTCAAATAGAACCAAATGCTACGACACGACTGCAGACCATAGCATGGAGAAATACTTGAGGTACAGCATTACACAGACAGTTATTGGATTTGTAATCCCTTTGGTGTTAATTGTGTGCTGCTATGGGCACATTGCTGTGATTCTAGCCACTAAGAAAGACATCGGAGATGCCACACTGAAGTTGAAGTGCCTCAGGCTGGTGGTGATCCTGGCTGTGCTCTTTTCCATATGCTTCATCCCCATCCACATCTTCAGAAATCTGAACCTGATGACTCGCATctcaaaaaaagtaaatcacaCCTGTAAGACATGGTATCCCAGCATATACATCGCCAAAATTATCAGCGATGGGCTAGCATGCCTGAACAGTGCCATTAACCCACTAGTATATCTGCTGAACAGTGATAAACTGCTGAAGAGTTTTAATTTCAGGCGAAACCAAGAAGAAGGTTCATGTTCGCCAGAACTCTCACCTGTGAGACCAACAAAGGAGCAAAGTAATCTTACATATCTAAA CAGAACTCTCTGA